From the Melospiza georgiana isolate bMelGeo1 chromosome 4, bMelGeo1.pri, whole genome shotgun sequence genome, the window GGTGTCCTCGAAGAGCCCCACCAGGTAGGCCTCGCTGGCCTCCTGCAGCGCCATGACGGCCGAGCTCTGGAAGCGCAGGTCGGTCTTGAAGTCCTGCGCGATCTCGCGCACCAGGCGCTGGAAGGGCAGCTTGCGGATCAGCAGCTCCGTGGACTTCTGGTAGCGCCGGATCTCGCGCAGCGCCACCGTGCCGGGCCGGTAGCGGTGCGGCTTCTTGACGCCGCCCGTGGCCGGCGCGCTCTTGCGGGCAGCCTTGGTGGCCAGCTGCTTGCGGGGCGCCTTGCCGCCCGTCGACTTCCGCGCCGTCTGCTTCGTGCGCGCCATCGCTGCCGGGACACAACAggagctgccggagccgaaagGAAAAAACGAAATGAGCGGAGGGGTGCTGCTGCGGCCCTTTTTATAGCCCTGGCGCCTTCCCTGATTGGCTGCCAGGAATGCGCCTCTCCCATTGGGTGCTTTCAATTTCGAAAAGCCCGCCGCGAGCGGAGCGCGCGCGCACCTTCCCCAACGGCTGCCCGCGCTcaccgccccccccccccccccagccccagcccccacccgggcccggccccgccgctgccgTTCCGAGGGTGCGCGTTCGTATCGCAGTTTGTACAGACCCCCCCAAACATAGCCCTGTACCGAGAAATGTTCAAACGGGAAAGGAGAAATCGCAAATGATGCTGAGCTTAGTGCATAAAAAATTCatggggctttttttctctaattgcctttttttttttttttcctaaatagtAATCCTAACAGTATTTTTGGGGCTTGGATTTTCTTTCCTATGGGGTCCGTGGGGTTTTGTATTGTGAGGGAGTGTTGGTGGGAGAGGCTGGGTTCCACTTCGTGTAGCTTTCGTCTGGCAGACTAGATGTTTCGGGTATCAAACTGAATTGCAAATGTAAGTTTTCTAATCCAAAGGAGAGTGGTTTCAAATGACCGGATCTTTCAGCATGTAAAGCATCCTTAGGTTGCTGCTGAAGCACAACGAGGTGTAAGGTGATTTTCCCGTTTCCTCACTGTATATATGTGCAGTATTTCCCTACTCGGGTGCGCTGTCGTTGGAGCCCGATCGCAGAAGGGCTTCCAGGTGAAAGGCAGGCACTGACACCACCTACGGACAGCACCTCTGGCACCCTGAATTAAAAGGAAGTGTATTCCTAACCTTAAACACAGCGAAAGCACAAATAATGAATGGTAAATTTCCTACACACGACATTCAGAGAACAAAGGGGACCTTTTTTGAACGTTAAGAGGGGACTTAGGGAGGTGATACCTCCAATGTCGCATTACAACCGACATTacctttatttaaatataaataggTATCCACTTCTACTCTTTACACAAGGAGGGGGAAAATCCTCAGATGAGATGCCCGCTTAGGTACCTTACAGCCCTCAGCACGTAACGGGGCTACGCGTTTAGGGCGCTTGGCTAACTTTTTAGCTTTCTCAGCTAGCAAGTACATGGCCCCAAATACAGGACGTTGAAATAACTATATTGGTTTCCTGCTTATTAGCCAGTCTCTGGCCAAGAAGTTTAATTAAATGCTACCTTACAATATAGCAACGAGCTACAGAGTAATTAATCAAGTTTGGAAGAAATTAACACGCCA encodes:
- the LOC131083087 gene encoding histone H3, whose amino-acid sequence is MARTKQTARKSTGGKAPRKQLATKAARKSAPATGGVKKPHRYRPGTVALREIRRYQKSTELLIRKLPFQRLVREIAQDFKTDLRFQSSAVMALQEASEAYLVGLFEDTNLCAIHAKRVTIMPKDIQLARRIRGERA